In a genomic window of Lycium ferocissimum isolate CSIRO_LF1 chromosome 9, AGI_CSIRO_Lferr_CH_V1, whole genome shotgun sequence:
- the LOC132031288 gene encoding transcriptional corepressor LEUNIG_HOMOLOG-like isoform X1: MKSCGKQSAVQSCKKRKLSSLASVGKEKVTVAKDNTKRGDAGLVSANFLIDALKKRAEQIGISFKEIRDLHTESKLLCCHFNSQGELLATAGHDRKHVTDVHFRPNSMVFATSSFDRTVKIWNAAKPRNPFLNLVGHDEHIMSIDFYPSTAGLLSSCASNGDIRLWDVSRGDYELILSTSVEEDQGLQIHSRSKAAKRKFLRLELVILDYMAKRGLNQMGEVFGREIITNPDPVAINAPERFLLELWNIFYEILSSSFLEVALLAAKSFDKVAQTVENIVPNINPENSTYAPNHTGAKISNVMPVMPSPHLMASSHVMESIGPDLMGEMCGMLPFARNSEKVPCETTSSKTLWITTLSSPVVPTTTLPPPP, from the exons ATGAAAAGTTGTGGCAAGCAATCTGCAGTGCAGAGTTGCAAAAAGAGGAAATTGAGTTCTCTGGCATCT GTTGGGAAAGAGAAAGTTACTGTTGCAAAGGACAATACTAAACGCGGAGATGCTGGTCTGGTTAGTGCAAATTTTTTAATCGATGCATTGAAGAAAAGAGCTGAACAGATAG GCATCTCTTTTAAAGAGATCCGTGACCTTCACACAGAGAGCAAGCTCCTATGTTGCCACTTTAATTCACAAGGAGAGTTGTTGGCTACTGCTGGACACGACAGGAAG CACGTTACAGACGTCCATTTTAGACCAAATTCAATGGTGTTTGCAACATCTTCCTTTGACAGAACTGTGAAGATATGGAATGCAGCCAAG CCAAGGAACCCTTTCCTAAACCTTGTCGGgcatgatgagcatattatgtcGATTGATTTTTATCCATCAACGGCGGGTCTCCTCAGTTCTTGTGCTAGCAATGGTGATATTAGACTGTGGGATGTCAGTAGAGGTGATTACGAACTCATTCTAAG TACGAGTGTGGAGGAAGATCAAGGTCTCCAAATCCATTCTCGATCAAAGGCTGCCAAGAGAAAG tttttaaGACTTGAACTGGTCATTCTTGATTACATGGCTAAGAGAGGTCTCAATCAGATGGGTGAGGTATTTGGCAGAGAAATTATTACTAATCCAGATCCTGTTG CTATTAATGCTCCGGAACGATTTCTCTTAGAGTTGTggaatatattttatgaaatactcAGCTCTAGCTTCCTTGAGGTTGCTCTACTCGCTGCCAAATCCTTCGATAAG GTTGCGCAAACAGTGGAAAACATTGTGCCTAATATCAATCCTGAAAATTCAACTTATGCTCCTAATCATACGGGAGCAAAAATCTCTAATGTGATGCCTGTGATGCCGTCACCTCATTTGATGGCATCTTCTCATGTGATGGAATCCATCGGTCCTGATCTTATGGGTGAAATGTGTGGCATGCTTCCATTTGCAAGAAATTCTG AAAAAGTCCCCTGTGAAACTACCTCGTCCAAAACGCTATGGATAACAACACTCAGCAGTCCGGTGGTACCTACGACAACCCTACCACCACCTCCTTGA
- the LOC132031288 gene encoding transcriptional corepressor LEUNIG_HOMOLOG-like isoform X2, whose amino-acid sequence MKSCGKQSAVQSCKKRKLSSLASVGKEKVTVAKDNTKRGDAGLVSANFLIDALKKRAEQIGISFKEIRDLHTESKLLCCHFNSQGELLATAGHDRKHVTDVHFRPNSMVFATSSFDRTVKIWNAAKPRNPFLNLVGHDEHIMSIDFYPSTAGLLSSCASNGDIRLWDVSRGDYELILSTSVEEDQGLQIHSRSKAAKRKFLRLELVILDYMAKRGLNQMGEVFGREIITNPDPVAINAPERFLLELWNIFYEILSSSFLEVALLAAKSFDKVAQTVENIVPNINPENSTYAPNHTGAKISNVMPVMPSPHLMASSHVMESIGPDLMGEMCGMLPFARNSEHSFIGLLPFLCLC is encoded by the exons ATGAAAAGTTGTGGCAAGCAATCTGCAGTGCAGAGTTGCAAAAAGAGGAAATTGAGTTCTCTGGCATCT GTTGGGAAAGAGAAAGTTACTGTTGCAAAGGACAATACTAAACGCGGAGATGCTGGTCTGGTTAGTGCAAATTTTTTAATCGATGCATTGAAGAAAAGAGCTGAACAGATAG GCATCTCTTTTAAAGAGATCCGTGACCTTCACACAGAGAGCAAGCTCCTATGTTGCCACTTTAATTCACAAGGAGAGTTGTTGGCTACTGCTGGACACGACAGGAAG CACGTTACAGACGTCCATTTTAGACCAAATTCAATGGTGTTTGCAACATCTTCCTTTGACAGAACTGTGAAGATATGGAATGCAGCCAAG CCAAGGAACCCTTTCCTAAACCTTGTCGGgcatgatgagcatattatgtcGATTGATTTTTATCCATCAACGGCGGGTCTCCTCAGTTCTTGTGCTAGCAATGGTGATATTAGACTGTGGGATGTCAGTAGAGGTGATTACGAACTCATTCTAAG TACGAGTGTGGAGGAAGATCAAGGTCTCCAAATCCATTCTCGATCAAAGGCTGCCAAGAGAAAG tttttaaGACTTGAACTGGTCATTCTTGATTACATGGCTAAGAGAGGTCTCAATCAGATGGGTGAGGTATTTGGCAGAGAAATTATTACTAATCCAGATCCTGTTG CTATTAATGCTCCGGAACGATTTCTCTTAGAGTTGTggaatatattttatgaaatactcAGCTCTAGCTTCCTTGAGGTTGCTCTACTCGCTGCCAAATCCTTCGATAAG GTTGCGCAAACAGTGGAAAACATTGTGCCTAATATCAATCCTGAAAATTCAACTTATGCTCCTAATCATACGGGAGCAAAAATCTCTAATGTGATGCCTGTGATGCCGTCACCTCATTTGATGGCATCTTCTCATGTGATGGAATCCATCGGTCCTGATCTTATGGGTGAAATGTGTGGCATGCTTCCATTTGCAAGAAATTCTG AGCATAGCTTCATAGGTCTTCTTCCATTTCTGTGCCTGTGTTAA